A genomic window from Nicotiana sylvestris chromosome 11, ASM39365v2, whole genome shotgun sequence includes:
- the LOC138881057 gene encoding uncharacterized protein, with translation MDTRFILCESVRGGHPQLLQQGDSSRTEVMREKASLAPAPYPVNESSNGDEPLERKSRRLELGKGVATEADGSGASWTALVVSALAPLCDDPESETLGTMSDAELSQRIASMALQTLVMEVERERRERRRTGLYKKMSSKYHQYHAKHQAMSDIYHQVPEFQGFREGLKRQEDQLERRVEELKERDEELVRAIARNSELEALLKAKEDELELSQGVMAENADLQLKVASLTAELDTKAVEVDGLKGELNASADKLAAAISKTVSLEDALCLSRSELTGERENSGYQIARFEGRVRELEAELAALQGQMASLRSKEVSRRSQPSTSRPSAGQSSPHCVYEL, from the exons ATGGACACGCGATTCATTTTGTGCGAGTCTGTTCGGGGAGGTCATCCTCAACTTCTTCAACAGGGAGACTCGTCTCGGACTGAGGTCATGAGGGAGAAGGCCTCGTTGGCACCAGCCCCATATCCTGTTAATGAATCTTCTAATGGCGATGAGCCGTTAGAGAGAAAAAGTAGGAGGTTGGAGCTGGGAAAGGGCGTGGCCACTGAGGCCGATGGAAGTGGGGCATCTTGGACGGCCCTG GTTGTGTCGGCCCTTGCTCCTTTATGCGACGATCCTGAAAGCGAGACGCTTGGGACGATGAGTGATGCGGAATTATCCCAGAGGATTGCCAGTATGGCCTTGCAG ACCCTCGTCATGGAGGTGGAGAGAGAGCGCCGTGAACGGAGAAGGACGGGCCTCTATAAAAAGATGTCATCGAAATACCATCAGTATCATGCTAAGCACCAGGCGATGTCCGATATCTATCATCAGGTTCCCGAGTTCCAGGGATTCCGCGAGGGACTTAAGCGGCAGGAGGACCAATTAGAGCGCAGGGTAGAGGAGCTGAAGGAGAGGGACGAAGAGCTTGTGAGGGCTATCGCCCGTAATAGCGAATTGGAGGCCCTTCTTAAGGCGAAAGAGGACGAGCTTGAGTTGAGTCAGGGGGTAATGGCTGAGAACGCCGATTTACAGCTGAAGGTGGCTAGCTTGACCGCTGAGTTAGATACTAAGGCAGTGGAGGTCGATGGACTTAAGGGCGAGTTGAACGCCAGTGCCGATAAGTTGGCCGCTGCCATTTCTAAGACGGTCTCTTTGGAGGATGCCCTCTGCCTATCTAGGTCGGAACTTACGGGGGAGAGGGAAAACTCCGGTTATCAAATTGCGAGATTTGAAGGGCGTGTTAGGGAGTTGGAGGCGGAATTGGCCGCATTGCAAGGGCAGATGGCTTCGCTGAGGTCGAAGGAGGTAAGCCGTCGTTCCCAGCCCTCAACGTCTCGTCCTTCAGCTGGTCAGAGCTCACCTCATTGCGTGTACGAGTTATGA